From a single Pseudalkalibacillus hwajinpoensis genomic region:
- the opp3b gene encoding oligopeptide ABC transporter permease, whose product MGRYIGGRVLSMIITFLIIASLTFFLMKLLPGTPFNNQEKLTDTQIVQLNEKYGLNDPVPVQYFNYMKNLLVGDLGVSFQQDGREVSTIITERIGPSAYLGLQSLVVGTIVGLFLGIIAALRHNSFLDYGTMVIAVLGISIPNFVIAGLMQYWLGVKWQLLPVAYWEGFAYTIMPTIAIASIVVATIARFMRTEMLEVLGQDYITTAKAKGLSSTAVVIRHTIRNASIPIITIMGPLVVSLMTGTLVIEQIFVIPGLGEKFVNSILTNDFPIIMGTTLFFSILFIVVILLVDIMYGIVDPRIRLAGGKD is encoded by the coding sequence GTGGGACGTTATATTGGTGGAAGGGTATTATCAATGATTATTACCTTCCTAATTATTGCTTCGCTAACGTTTTTTCTAATGAAGCTTCTCCCTGGTACACCTTTTAATAACCAGGAAAAGCTGACTGATACACAAATTGTGCAGTTAAATGAAAAGTATGGCTTAAATGATCCAGTTCCTGTTCAATACTTCAATTATATGAAGAACTTACTCGTTGGTGATCTAGGTGTATCCTTCCAGCAGGATGGCCGAGAAGTATCGACGATTATTACCGAACGAATTGGGCCTTCAGCTTATTTAGGATTGCAGTCACTTGTTGTTGGAACAATAGTTGGTTTATTCCTCGGCATTATTGCAGCCTTAAGACACAACTCATTCCTTGACTACGGTACGATGGTAATTGCCGTACTAGGTATTTCAATTCCAAACTTCGTAATCGCTGGCCTGATGCAATACTGGCTAGGTGTTAAGTGGCAGCTGCTTCCAGTTGCGTACTGGGAAGGTTTCGCTTATACGATCATGCCGACGATTGCAATTGCTTCCATTGTTGTAGCTACCATTGCCCGTTTTATGAGAACGGAAATGTTAGAAGTTCTTGGACAGGACTACATTACAACAGCGAAAGCGAAAGGCTTAAGTAGCACAGCGGTTGTTATTAGACATACAATCCGTAATGCTTCTATACCTATTATTACTATTATGGGACCACTGGTTGTAAGTCTAATGACAGGTACCCTTGTAATTGAGCAAATTTTCGTTATTCCAGGACTTGGAGAAAAATTCGTTAACTCGATTTTGACAAACGATTTCCCGATTATTATGGGTACAACGCTTTTCTTTAGTATTTTATTTATTGTAGTAATTTTACTGGTGGACATTATGTATGGTATTGTCGATCCTCGAATTCGTTTAGCGGGAGGTAAAGATTAA
- a CDS encoding efflux RND transporter periplasmic adaptor subunit, whose product MKRALFLVGMLVFASACTTEEITNEETANEPILVETNSVKQMNLTDELELTGQATPGVTIPLTAPSPLKVREINVEVGSTVEKGDLIAALDDTTARENVNQLTNAVTELESAVRQAKELSSQAEKSAQELKKLEGELNASLERSKELLNQLDSKEVTAVDVLKESLEVTIKQAQLSQAAAQVPSMSNGNVTQLETQLSETKASLNQARDVLNATTIESPINGIVSQINTEENATAAPGTPLAVVVNLNPVVAAFQVNSFQITQLNKDQDVKITFDGVSETFDGKLNAIPPTANEQTSSFLVEIPMPNNDLAVKGGMKATAVIQTDVIENAIVIPKDSVIYGEENTYVYIPQGEKVKKVTVELGAESNDNIQVTSGLSKGDQVITKGKDRLNDSSEIQVKK is encoded by the coding sequence ATGAAAAGAGCACTCTTTCTTGTAGGTATGCTTGTCTTTGCAAGCGCTTGTACAACTGAAGAGATTACTAATGAAGAAACTGCTAATGAACCGATACTAGTTGAAACAAACTCCGTTAAACAAATGAATTTAACGGACGAGCTTGAATTAACAGGACAGGCTACCCCTGGCGTTACAATTCCTCTAACAGCCCCCTCCCCTCTTAAAGTAAGAGAAATAAATGTAGAGGTAGGCAGCACGGTTGAAAAGGGCGATCTTATTGCGGCCCTGGATGATACAACTGCAAGAGAGAATGTAAATCAGCTTACTAATGCAGTTACGGAGCTCGAATCAGCAGTCAGGCAGGCGAAAGAACTATCCAGCCAGGCTGAAAAAAGCGCACAGGAATTAAAGAAGCTTGAGGGTGAACTTAATGCTTCTCTTGAACGCTCTAAGGAGCTTCTCAATCAGCTCGACTCAAAGGAAGTGACTGCAGTTGATGTGTTAAAAGAAAGCCTCGAAGTAACGATTAAGCAGGCTCAATTGTCCCAGGCTGCCGCACAGGTCCCATCTATGTCGAACGGGAACGTTACGCAGCTAGAAACACAGCTATCTGAAACAAAGGCCAGTCTCAATCAAGCGAGAGACGTCCTGAATGCTACAACGATCGAATCTCCTATTAACGGGATCGTTTCTCAAATAAACACCGAGGAAAATGCTACAGCAGCGCCTGGTACTCCACTTGCCGTTGTTGTTAATTTAAATCCAGTTGTCGCTGCATTCCAGGTCAATAGCTTTCAGATTACTCAACTTAATAAAGACCAGGACGTTAAAATTACATTTGATGGAGTTAGTGAAACATTTGACGGAAAGCTTAATGCAATTCCACCTACTGCCAATGAACAAACCAGCTCTTTCCTTGTTGAGATTCCGATGCCAAATAACGATTTGGCAGTGAAAGGCGGTATGAAAGCGACAGCTGTTATTCAAACAGATGTGATTGAGAATGCCATTGTCATACCAAAAGATTCGGTTATTTACGGAGAAGAGAACACGTATGTTTACATTCCACAGGGAGAGAAAGTAAAAAAAGTAACGGTTGAGCTTGGAGCAGAATCCAACGATAATATCCAGGTTACAAGTGGTCTTTCCAAAGGTGACCAGGTGATTACAAAAGGAAAAGACCGCTTGAACGACTCATCCGAAATCCAGGTAAAGAAGTGA
- a CDS encoding GNAT family N-acetyltransferase, giving the protein MNWYEKLKQYFPIEEMKSKEHMDLLLNEKGDIYNKDEGPHHVLMYADLPDFIFVDYIFVSRDARGQGLGKKLIDQLKEKNKPIILEVEPVDYGETDTKKRQRFYLREGFKHAKSIGYRRRSLATNEINEMEILYWSPSKAGEKEIYEAMRHTYQEIHTYKDKQLYGAAYQPVEEVLSLNENQDLVEE; this is encoded by the coding sequence ATGAACTGGTATGAGAAGCTGAAGCAATATTTCCCAATTGAAGAAATGAAATCAAAAGAGCACATGGACTTGCTATTAAATGAAAAGGGTGACATTTACAACAAGGACGAAGGACCGCACCATGTTCTAATGTATGCTGATCTTCCTGATTTCATATTTGTGGATTATATCTTTGTTTCCAGGGATGCCAGGGGTCAGGGGCTAGGAAAGAAACTGATTGATCAATTAAAAGAAAAGAACAAACCAATCATCCTGGAAGTTGAACCTGTGGATTATGGAGAAACAGATACTAAAAAAAGACAGCGCTTTTATCTGAGAGAAGGATTTAAGCATGCAAAATCAATTGGTTATCGCAGACGATCTTTAGCAACCAATGAGATTAATGAAATGGAAATTCTTTATTGGTCACCAAGTAAAGCTGGCGAAAAAGAAATTTACGAAGCCATGAGGCATACGTATCAAGAAATTCATACGTATAAAGATAAACAGCTGTATGGCGCGGCCTATCAGCCTGTCGAAGAGGTACTGAGCCTTAATGAAAATCAGGATTTAGTAGAAGAGTAA
- a CDS encoding HD domain-containing protein — translation MRNVTLTDIFQLPFARKYLKRAGLAHAITVARHAYYFATETTVNPDLATKAALLHDIGHYTWFRNGKWDYTLYKQNDIHAIKGAERAHKMLIRLGENPVAAKEIAVAILFHTDSYFLGTVKRSELQEVVAMADEADEEPGGQHHYKTMTEEEAIFELANLDKLVEQSMKNQNEWQQSV, via the coding sequence ATGAGAAACGTAACTCTCACAGATATCTTTCAACTTCCCTTTGCCCGAAAATACTTGAAGCGAGCTGGACTGGCTCATGCGATTACCGTCGCCCGCCACGCCTATTACTTTGCAACGGAAACCACAGTCAATCCTGATCTTGCTACGAAAGCGGCACTACTGCATGATATTGGACACTATACGTGGTTCCGTAATGGAAAATGGGACTATACTTTATATAAACAAAATGATATTCATGCAATAAAAGGGGCAGAGCGAGCACACAAAATGCTTATCCGACTTGGTGAAAATCCAGTCGCAGCAAAAGAAATTGCCGTCGCTATTCTATTTCACACAGATTCCTACTTTCTTGGAACGGTTAAGCGAAGTGAGCTCCAGGAGGTTGTCGCCATGGCAGACGAGGCAGACGAAGAACCAGGTGGTCAGCACCATTATAAAACGATGACTGAAGAAGAGGCGATTTTTGAGCTTGCTAATCTTGACAAATTAGTGGAGCAAAGTATGAAAAATCAAAATGAATGGCAACAGAGTGTTTAA
- a CDS encoding efflux RND transporter permease subunit, with protein MNIAKLSVFRPIAMGMVIIFILIIGTVSLRNMPVDLFPDLTFPVAAITVTYDGAGPEEVENLLASPLENVMGTLPNVESISSVSQNGGALILVSFEWGTDMDFATLNMREQIDDVRDSLPSEVPVPKVLRFNPSDIPIMQLGVAGSEEDLTEVKQIIEDQIKPALDSVPGVAAVTIEGQLEKEIRLTADPDKLSQYGVTLTNLQQLIGSENLNLPSGSIETENKNLPLRVTGEFKSVEDLKNLSVPTSNGTVKLSKLVEIEEMMKPAVQASYLNGEPAIGFSIQKQSGANTVQVVKQINEKLEEIQPSLPEGLEIKTVFDQAKFINQSINAVVWNIIIGSLLAALVLYLFLRNIRSTLIIGLSIPISIVGAFILMYFSGQTINLLTLGGLALGVGMMVDNSIVILENIYRLRQEGKSLKDAAVEGTKEVGSAIIASTLTTVVVFLPIVFVTGLAAQLFKPLALAVTFSLLASLFTALIIVPLLSSLLMNRNESKSIFQLKFDRMNNWYRRILDKSLNHPKRTAGFTILLLFVSAAGTPFIGTEFLPAQDQSFVNISAQLPAGSSLNATENVTDQINKALEDVPEVELSYLTAGGTDNFSLGAGSQTNQATYSVLLVPIYERELSDLEVAETIREKVNNIPNVDVSVSASDSGFSADPISINIIGPDLNVLKELSDDVIESISEVDGVREPTSSIESNNPEVQILIDREKAASYGIGSSQISTAISNATKGLVASNLAGNGNQLDIRLTVEDKYTDSLDALSNLLIDTETGQKVPLSAVAEIERGLGPSEITRTDRLRQVEVTASLLNRDLGTVTDEIRENLVKDVPLPGNAYKITFGGQDEQMNDAFFKLSGALALAIVLVYMVMAGQFESFLYPFIIMFSVPLTAIGIIFGLLVTFQPLGVGSLVGMLILTGIVVNNAIVLVDYINKLRATGMDTRSAILEAGPIRLRPILMTTLTTILGLVPLSLGFGEGTEIQQPMAIVIVFGLSVATFITLVFIPVVYYLIDLRRQKRLDKKREIIE; from the coding sequence ATGAATATAGCTAAGCTTTCCGTTTTTCGCCCGATTGCTATGGGAATGGTCATTATCTTCATTTTGATTATAGGAACCGTATCACTGCGCAACATGCCGGTAGATCTCTTCCCAGACCTTACATTCCCTGTTGCAGCGATTACGGTTACATATGATGGCGCTGGCCCGGAGGAAGTAGAGAATCTGCTGGCTTCCCCTCTCGAAAACGTTATGGGTACTCTCCCTAATGTCGAAAGTATTTCATCTGTTTCTCAGAATGGAGGGGCGCTTATACTCGTTTCATTTGAGTGGGGAACCGATATGGATTTTGCAACATTAAATATGCGAGAACAGATAGATGATGTCAGAGATTCATTGCCTTCTGAAGTGCCTGTTCCAAAGGTACTCCGCTTTAACCCAAGTGATATTCCGATTATGCAGCTTGGGGTCGCAGGTTCTGAAGAAGATCTCACTGAAGTTAAACAAATTATTGAAGATCAGATTAAACCGGCTCTTGATTCTGTACCAGGCGTTGCAGCCGTCACGATTGAAGGTCAACTAGAAAAAGAAATACGCTTAACTGCTGATCCGGACAAGCTCAGTCAATATGGTGTGACGTTAACAAATCTTCAGCAGCTCATTGGTTCTGAGAACCTCAACCTTCCGAGTGGATCAATTGAGACGGAAAACAAGAATCTCCCATTACGAGTAACTGGGGAATTTAAATCTGTAGAGGACTTAAAAAACCTTTCCGTTCCAACATCTAATGGTACTGTTAAATTAAGTAAGCTTGTGGAGATTGAAGAAATGATGAAGCCCGCTGTTCAAGCAAGTTACTTGAATGGTGAACCGGCAATTGGCTTCTCGATTCAAAAACAATCAGGGGCCAACACGGTACAGGTTGTGAAACAGATTAATGAAAAATTAGAAGAAATTCAGCCTTCTCTTCCAGAAGGTTTGGAAATTAAAACAGTATTCGATCAGGCGAAATTTATTAATCAATCCATTAATGCGGTTGTTTGGAACATTATTATCGGAAGTCTGCTGGCCGCTTTAGTTCTTTATCTCTTTTTAAGAAATATTCGAAGTACGTTAATCATTGGCCTTTCTATTCCAATTTCCATCGTAGGTGCCTTTATTCTGATGTACTTCTCAGGTCAAACCATTAACCTTCTTACACTCGGGGGACTCGCACTTGGGGTCGGTATGATGGTAGATAACTCGATTGTGATTTTAGAAAACATTTACCGTTTGCGACAGGAAGGCAAATCTCTGAAAGATGCAGCTGTTGAGGGTACAAAAGAAGTAGGGAGCGCAATAATTGCTTCTACCTTAACAACAGTAGTGGTTTTCTTACCTATTGTGTTCGTAACTGGACTCGCTGCTCAGCTATTTAAGCCGCTCGCACTTGCCGTTACCTTTTCGCTACTTGCGTCACTTTTCACAGCGTTAATCATCGTTCCATTACTTTCTTCCCTTTTGATGAATCGGAACGAATCGAAATCCATTTTCCAACTTAAGTTCGACCGTATGAATAACTGGTACAGGCGTATTTTGGATAAATCGTTAAATCATCCGAAAAGAACAGCAGGGTTTACGATCTTACTCCTGTTTGTATCAGCGGCAGGAACTCCTTTTATTGGTACAGAGTTTTTACCCGCTCAGGATCAGAGCTTTGTAAATATTTCAGCGCAGCTCCCTGCTGGAAGCTCACTAAATGCGACTGAAAATGTAACAGATCAAATCAATAAGGCACTTGAAGATGTACCTGAGGTCGAACTATCTTACCTGACAGCTGGTGGAACAGATAACTTTAGTCTCGGTGCAGGAAGTCAGACAAACCAGGCAACTTACAGTGTCTTGCTCGTTCCTATTTATGAACGAGAACTATCCGACCTTGAAGTTGCCGAAACGATTCGTGAAAAAGTAAACAACATCCCAAATGTAGATGTTTCAGTATCAGCGAGTGATTCAGGCTTCAGTGCTGATCCTATTTCGATTAACATTATCGGACCTGACCTTAACGTCCTGAAAGAACTTTCGGACGATGTTATCGAAAGCATTTCTGAAGTCGATGGCGTGAGAGAGCCCACTTCGAGCATTGAATCAAATAACCCTGAAGTTCAAATTCTAATTGATCGAGAAAAAGCAGCAAGCTATGGAATTGGTAGCTCTCAAATTTCCACTGCCATTTCGAATGCTACGAAAGGTCTTGTTGCCAGCAATCTTGCAGGTAATGGAAATCAGCTCGATATCCGTCTCACAGTGGAAGATAAATACACAGATTCCCTTGATGCGCTATCCAACCTATTAATTGATACTGAAACAGGTCAAAAAGTTCCATTATCTGCTGTCGCTGAAATTGAGCGCGGACTCGGGCCATCTGAAATTACACGCACGGATCGCCTGAGACAGGTAGAAGTGACCGCAAGCCTGTTAAACAGGGATCTCGGCACTGTAACAGACGAAATTCGAGAAAATCTTGTCAAAGACGTACCGCTTCCGGGCAATGCGTATAAAATCACCTTTGGCGGCCAGGATGAACAAATGAATGATGCCTTCTTCAAGCTTTCTGGTGCACTGGCTTTAGCTATCGTTTTGGTATACATGGTGATGGCAGGACAATTTGAATCATTTCTATATCCGTTCATTATCATGTTCTCAGTGCCTCTTACGGCAATTGGAATTATATTCGGACTACTAGTTACCTTCCAACCACTTGGAGTCGGTTCTCTTGTTGGTATGCTGATTTTGACCGGAATTGTCGTTAACAATGCGATTGTACTCGTGGATTATATTAATAAGCTCCGCGCAACAGGTATGGATACAAGATCGGCTATTTTAGAAGCAGGTCCAATTCGGTTAAGACCGATACTTATGACTACACTCACAACGATTCTTGGACTTGTTCCCCTTTCACTAGGGTTTGGGGAAGGGACAGAAATCCAACAACCGATGGCAATCGTTATTGTTTTCGGCCTTAGCGTTGCGACATTCATTACCTTAGTATTTATTCCTGTCGTTTACTATTTAATCGATCTCAGACGCCAGAAGCGATTGGATAAAAAAAGAGAAATAATAGAATAA
- the opp3C gene encoding oligopeptide ABC transporter permease, giving the protein MSMKQEKLHDISDDMFQPANIDSSENEQIARESTGFWKDAWRRLKKNPGAITGLIIILVIILLAIVGPGMNEYSYSDQELTRAKLPAKVPVLENVDFLGLNGVDIRGTDQYEAKGYEDEYFWFGTDEFGRDQWTRVWQGTRISLFIAAAAAFIDFVIGVAYGGISAYYGGRVDNILQRIIEVLVGIPNLILIILFILIFEPGIFSIILALSVTGWIGMSRIVRGQVLKLKTQEFVLASRTLGATSGRVIGKHLIPNVLGQIIITTMFTIPSAIFFEAFLSFIGLGLRPPEASLGSIINSGFKSLQIYPHLVLWPSIIISLIMIAFNLLGDGLRDAFDPKLRK; this is encoded by the coding sequence ATGAGCATGAAACAAGAGAAACTACATGACATTTCAGACGACATGTTTCAGCCCGCTAATATTGATTCTTCTGAAAATGAACAGATAGCTCGCGAGAGTACGGGCTTCTGGAAAGATGCTTGGAGAAGACTAAAAAAGAATCCTGGTGCTATTACCGGTCTGATTATTATTTTGGTTATTATTCTATTAGCTATAGTCGGCCCTGGAATGAATGAATACTCATATTCGGATCAGGAGCTTACAAGAGCAAAGCTACCAGCTAAAGTACCTGTTCTTGAAAATGTTGATTTCCTTGGTTTAAATGGTGTTGATATTCGAGGTACCGATCAATATGAAGCAAAAGGCTATGAAGATGAATACTTTTGGTTTGGTACTGATGAATTTGGCCGTGATCAGTGGACACGTGTATGGCAAGGAACGCGTATTTCCCTTTTCATTGCAGCAGCTGCAGCATTCATTGACTTTGTAATCGGGGTAGCCTATGGCGGTATTTCTGCTTACTATGGCGGCCGTGTCGATAACATTTTGCAGCGTATCATTGAGGTTCTCGTTGGTATACCTAACCTAATTCTCATTATTCTCTTTATCTTAATCTTTGAGCCAGGGATATTCTCGATTATCCTCGCCCTGTCTGTTACCGGCTGGATCGGGATGTCGCGGATTGTTCGTGGACAGGTATTAAAGCTTAAAACTCAGGAATTTGTGCTTGCTTCAAGAACGCTTGGTGCTACAAGTGGACGCGTTATTGGTAAACACTTAATTCCAAACGTACTTGGTCAGATTATAATTACAACAATGTTTACAATACCAAGCGCAATTTTCTTTGAGGCATTCCTAAGCTTTATCGGGCTTGGACTTCGACCTCCTGAAGCATCACTTGGTTCTATCATTAACTCTGGTTTTAAGAGTTTACAAATCTATCCGCATCTAGTGCTATGGCCATCGATTATCATATCGTTGATCATGATTGCCTTTAACCTTCTTGGTGATGGCCTTCGAGACGCATTTGATCCAAAGCTACGTAAATAG
- a CDS encoding ABC transporter ATP-binding protein, producing the protein MSSQEKLLEIKNLKQHFKVGKGTVKAVDGLTFDIYKGETFGLVGESGCGKSTTGRTIIRLYDATDGEVIFNGEDVHGKKSAKELKKFNRKMQMIFQDPYASLNPRMTVADIIAEGIDIHGLASSKKARMDRVHDLLETVGLNKEHANRYPHEFSGGQRQRIGIARALAVDPEFIIADEPISALDVSIQAQVVNLMKKLQREKGLTYLFIAHDLSMVKYISDRIGVMYRGQIVELAESEELYRNPLHPYTQSLLSAIPLPDPEYERSRKRKIYDPEKHLAEGGEERILREVTEGHWIACTEEEYNKYKVTV; encoded by the coding sequence ATGTCTAGTCAGGAAAAACTTCTTGAAATTAAGAACTTGAAACAACATTTCAAAGTAGGTAAAGGAACAGTGAAAGCTGTAGATGGATTAACATTTGATATTTATAAAGGTGAAACATTTGGACTAGTTGGTGAGTCTGGTTGTGGGAAATCTACAACTGGACGTACAATTATTCGTCTTTATGATGCCACAGACGGTGAAGTTATTTTTAATGGTGAAGATGTTCATGGGAAAAAGTCTGCAAAGGAATTGAAGAAATTCAACCGTAAAATGCAGATGATTTTCCAGGATCCATATGCATCACTAAATCCACGTATGACTGTTGCGGATATCATCGCGGAGGGTATTGATATCCACGGTCTTGCTTCTTCTAAGAAAGCACGTATGGATCGTGTTCACGATCTGCTTGAGACAGTTGGACTTAACAAAGAACACGCGAACCGCTATCCTCACGAATTTAGTGGTGGACAAAGACAGCGTATCGGTATCGCACGTGCTCTAGCAGTAGATCCAGAGTTCATAATTGCTGATGAGCCAATTTCTGCACTTGACGTTTCGATACAAGCTCAGGTTGTTAACCTTATGAAGAAACTTCAGCGTGAAAAAGGATTAACATACCTCTTTATTGCACATGATCTCTCTATGGTTAAATACATTAGCGACCGAATTGGTGTAATGTATCGTGGACAAATCGTAGAGCTAGCTGAAAGTGAAGAGCTTTATAGAAACCCTCTTCATCCATATACACAATCACTACTTTCAGCGATTCCGCTTCCTGATCCTGAGTATGAACGTTCAAGAAAACGTAAAATATATGACCCTGAGAAGCATCTAGCAGAAGGTGGAGAAGAACGCATTCTTCGTGAAGTGACAGAAGGGCATTGGATTGCTTGTACAGAAGAAGAGTACAATAAATACAAGGTAACAGTTTAA
- a CDS encoding putative glycoside hydrolase: MRNLNVGVKSLLAAVLLFSVFGQTVLAEDALSAANHNGFELENKELTLPDRLPRFVYDSGLDFEYPDAVRGIYVTGHSAGGSKFTQLADFVESTELNAMVIDIKDDFGNLTYEPKKDSPLAQYDIGKPYIKEPRKVLEELEKRQIYPIARVVVFKDTVLAEARPELSYKDGGSIWKNGRGEAFVNPFSEEVWDYNVQVAIEAAKMGFKEIQFDYVRFPEGFETRDDKLEYTMGKYADMDMNDTQKRVQAVTDFVAYANSKLEQYDVEVSVDIFGYSATIPEAPGIGQNFSKISKNVDVISSMIYPSHWGSYFGISKPDLEPYNLVNEYAKVENQVLDELKEAPTSRPWLQDFTASYLGSGNYLNYGRAEVEAQVKALKDNGIDEFLLWNAGNTYSKNVDYTP; this comes from the coding sequence GTGCGTAATTTAAATGTTGGGGTGAAAAGCCTGCTCGCGGCTGTATTACTATTTTCTGTGTTCGGACAAACAGTACTAGCAGAAGATGCATTATCAGCGGCCAATCACAATGGATTTGAGTTAGAGAACAAAGAACTGACCTTACCTGATCGGTTACCTAGGTTCGTATATGATTCAGGTCTTGATTTTGAATACCCAGATGCGGTGAGAGGAATTTATGTAACAGGACATTCTGCCGGGGGGAGTAAATTTACGCAGCTTGCAGATTTCGTTGAGTCAACGGAACTAAATGCAATGGTTATCGATATTAAGGATGATTTTGGAAACCTTACATATGAACCAAAGAAAGATTCTCCATTAGCTCAGTACGATATAGGGAAACCTTACATAAAGGAACCGCGTAAGGTACTGGAAGAACTTGAAAAACGTCAAATTTATCCAATTGCTAGAGTAGTTGTTTTTAAGGATACCGTTCTAGCAGAAGCAAGACCTGAACTTTCCTATAAGGATGGCGGCTCGATATGGAAAAATGGACGAGGTGAAGCGTTTGTGAATCCATTTAGCGAAGAAGTATGGGACTATAACGTACAAGTTGCAATTGAAGCTGCTAAAATGGGCTTTAAAGAAATTCAATTTGACTATGTTCGTTTTCCTGAAGGATTTGAAACACGTGATGACAAGTTAGAATACACGATGGGTAAATACGCAGATATGGACATGAACGATACACAAAAGCGAGTACAGGCAGTAACTGACTTTGTTGCTTATGCGAATTCGAAACTAGAACAGTATGATGTAGAAGTATCCGTAGATATCTTTGGATACTCAGCAACAATTCCTGAAGCACCTGGAATTGGTCAAAACTTCTCGAAAATTTCTAAAAATGTCGATGTTATTTCATCAATGATTTATCCAAGTCACTGGGGTTCATATTTTGGCATTAGCAAGCCGGATTTAGAGCCCTATAATCTAGTAAATGAGTATGCTAAAGTAGAGAATCAAGTATTAGATGAGCTTAAAGAAGCGCCAACCAGTCGTCCTTGGCTTCAAGATTTTACAGCTAGCTATCTAGGTAGTGGAAACTACTTGAATTATGGAAGAGCTGAAGTGGAAGCCCAGGTTAAAGCATTGAAAGATAATGGAATTGATGAATTCCTACTCTGGAATGCGGGCAATACGTATTCTAAAAACGTAGACTATACGCCGTAA
- a CDS encoding ABC transporter ATP-binding protein gives MEKILEVNDLHVSFDTFAGEVKAVRGVNFHLNKGETLAIVGESGSGKSVTSKAVMGLIPNPPGRIKQGEIKFGDRDLAQMSEKEMQKIRGSEISMIFQDPMTSLNPTMTIGKQIMEGLIKHQNMSKSEAKERAIELLKLVGIPNAEGRVTEYPHQFSGGMRQRVVIAIALACNPRVLIADEPTTALDVTIQAQILELLNDLQEKMGTSIIFITHDLGVVANIADRVAVMYAGKIVETGTVDEIFYNPQHPYTWGLLGSMPSLDSTDEELIAIPGSPPDLLDPPPGDAFAPRNPYAMKIDTEMEPPLFKVSDTHYAATWLLHEKAPKVEPPAAIKKRMQGMAPDEPIIGAKDGGSNV, from the coding sequence ATGGAAAAAATTCTAGAAGTGAACGATTTGCATGTCTCCTTTGATACGTTTGCTGGAGAAGTCAAAGCAGTTCGCGGAGTAAACTTCCATTTAAATAAAGGTGAAACTTTAGCAATTGTAGGAGAGTCAGGATCAGGTAAATCTGTAACGTCAAAAGCGGTTATGGGTTTGATTCCGAATCCTCCTGGGCGAATTAAGCAGGGAGAAATCAAGTTTGGTGATCGAGACCTTGCGCAGATGTCCGAAAAAGAAATGCAGAAGATTCGTGGTTCTGAAATCTCAATGATTTTCCAGGATCCAATGACATCTCTTAACCCAACCATGACTATTGGAAAGCAAATCATGGAAGGACTTATCAAACATCAGAATATGAGCAAATCTGAAGCAAAGGAACGTGCTATTGAGCTTTTGAAGCTAGTAGGTATTCCAAACGCTGAGGGAAGAGTCACTGAGTATCCACACCAATTTTCAGGTGGTATGAGACAGCGGGTTGTCATCGCTATTGCTCTAGCCTGTAATCCACGTGTGTTGATCGCAGATGAGCCGACAACGGCACTTGATGTTACAATTCAAGCTCAGATTCTTGAATTATTGAATGATTTGCAGGAAAAAATGGGAACATCCATTATTTTTATTACTCATGACCTTGGTGTTGTAGCAAATATTGCTGACCGAGTTGCGGTTATGTATGCTGGAAAAATTGTTGAAACAGGAACTGTAGATGAGATCTTCTATAACCCGCAGCATCCGTATACATGGGGATTGCTTGGTTCTATGCCTAGCCTTGATTCTACGGATGAAGAACTTATCGCGATTCCTGGTTCACCTCCGGATCTTCTTGATCCTCCGCCAGGTGATGCATTTGCACCTCGTAATCCATATGCAATGAAGATAGACACGGAAATGGAGCCCCCGTTGTTTAAGGTTTCAGATACACATTATGCTGCAACATGGCTTTTGCATGAGAAAGCTCCTAAGGTAGAACCACCTGCAGCAATTAAAAAACGCATGCAAGGAATGGCTCCAGATGAGCCGATCATTGGCGCGAAAGATGGTGGAAGTAATGTCTAG